The proteins below are encoded in one region of Oncorhynchus gorbuscha isolate QuinsamMale2020 ecotype Even-year linkage group LG01, OgorEven_v1.0, whole genome shotgun sequence:
- the LOC124047383 gene encoding zinc finger protein Helios-like isoform X4, whose amino-acid sequence MLVDLSANTPNGQQLQHPNSPTENTIKQEDETEDEGDRRTTAEDMGQSGEEGWGLEEPMIDSPNNLQDGVPGSEGSCDPGTRLPNGDRPFQCNQCGVSFTQKGNLLRHIKLHTEEKPFKCPFCSYACRRRDALTGHLRTHSVGKPHKCNYCGRSYKQRISLEEHKERCHNYLQSVAMDPTSITGPYPGEVPKEQRPLAEAVARATFDRPPVIERLQTNMGKRKSTTPQKFVGEKMMCYSYPELSYDMSLKYEKEAELMQAHMMDQAINNAISYLGSDSLRSLVHHPHPHGPHGPHPSLSMAEVVNMGNPLFHHVYPMEPGPGHRMNRPSSRDAPPHPSPLHPPLPDFTPSSNGPIALTRPKQHQLQGTREERECPSNSGLDSAESARSSPQERLGYHRNHRNNPHPRPRSRPSPANGGREEEQGGAEVGGLGLTAEVARGEAAETSRDGVRVFGREGREVRVFQCEHCCVLFLDHVMYTIHMGCHGYRDPLECNICGHHSKDRYEFSSHIVRGEHTFQ is encoded by the exons ATGTTGGTGGACCTGTCGGCAAACACACCCAATGGACAGCAGCTCCAGCATCCTAATTCACCCACTG AAAACACAATCAAACAGGAAGATGAGACCGAAGATGAAGGGGACAGGAGGACCACAGCAGAGGACATGGGCCAAAGCGGGGAAGAGGGATGGGGTTTGGAGGAGCCCATGATTGACAGCCCAAACAACCTACAGGATGGGGTCCCCGGGTCAGAAGGGTCATGTGACCCAGGAACTCGGCTGCCCAATG GTGATAGGCCGTTCCAGTGTAACCAGTGTGGTGTGTCGTTCACTCAGAAGGGCAACCTGTTGAGACACATTAAGCTGCACACGGAGGAGAAGCCCTTCAAATGCCCCTTCTGCAGCTACGCCTGCCGCCGTCGTGACGCACTCACAGGCCACCTACGCACACACTCAG TGGGCAAACCACACAAGTGCAACTACTGTGGGCGGAGCTACAAACAGAGGATTTCATTGGAGGAGCATAAAGAGCGTTGCCATAACTACCTTCAGAGTGTTGCCATGGATCCCACCTCCATCACCGGACCTTATCCAG GTGAGGTCCCTAAAGAGCAGAGGCCCCTGGCCGAGGCTGTTGCCAGGGCAACCTTCGACCGCCCACCAGTCATCGAGAGACTGCAGACTAAcatggggaagaggaagagcaccACCCCACAAAAGTTTGTGG GTGAGAAGATGATGTGTTACAGTTACCCAGAGCTGAGCTATGACATGAGTCTGAAGTATGAGAAGGAGGCAGAGCTGATGCAGGCTCACATGATGGACCAGGCTATCAACAACGCCATCTCTTACCTGGGCTCTGACTCCCTGAGATCCCTGGTCCACCACCCCCATCCGCACGGTCCACACGGTCCACACCCATCACTCTCAATGGCTGAGGTGGTAAACATGGGCAACCCCCTCTTCCACCACGTCTACCCCATGGAACCAGGGCCAGGGCACCGTATGAACCGACCAAGCAGCCGGGACGCCCCACCTCATCCTTCACCTCTGCACCCTCCTCTTCCTGACTTTACTCCCTCCTCCAACGGGCCCATCGCCCTCACCAGACCCAAGCAGCACCAGCTCCAGGGTaccagagaggaaagagagtgtcCTAGCAACAGTGGGCTGGACTCGGCCGAATCTGCACGGAGCAGCCCACAGGAGAGGCTGGGTTACCACAGGAACCACCGAAACAACCCCCACCCCCGACCCAGGTCCAGACCCAGCCCAGCCAATggcgggagagaggaggaacaaggTGGGGCTGAGGTGGGTGGGTTGGGGTTGACAGCGGAGGTGGCCCGGGGAGAGGCGGCAGAGACGAGTCGGGACGGGGTGCGTGTGTTTGGGCGAGAAGGCCGGGAGGTGAGGGTGTTCCAGTGTGAGCACTGCTGTGTTCTCTTCCTGGACCACGTTATGTACACCATCCACATGGGCTGTCATGGTTACAGGGACCCGCTGGAGTGCAACATATGTGGCCACCACAGTAAGGACCGCTACGAGTTCTCATCTCACATCGTCCGCGGGGAACACACCTTCCAGTAG
- the LOC124047383 gene encoding zinc finger protein Helios-like isoform X1, translated as MQCRAMFPALLLSVCLPGNGDCPPRKTENSRMLVDLSANTPNGQQLQHPNSPTENTIKQEDETEDEGDRRTTAEDMGQSGEEGWGLEEPMIDSPNNLQDGVPGSEGSCDPGTRLPNGDRPFQCNQCGVSFTQKGNLLRHIKLHTEEKPFKCPFCSYACRRRDALTGHLRTHSVGKPHKCNYCGRSYKQRISLEEHKERCHNYLQSVAMDPTSITGPYPGEVPKEQRPLAEAVARATFDRPPVIERLQTNMGKRKSTTPQKFVGEKMMCYSYPELSYDMSLKYEKEAELMQAHMMDQAINNAISYLGSDSLRSLVHHPHPHGPHGPHPSLSMAEVVNMGNPLFHHVYPMEPGPGHRMNRPSSRDAPPHPSPLHPPLPDFTPSSNGPIALTRPKQHQLQGTREERECPSNSGLDSAESARSSPQERLGYHRNHRNNPHPRPRSRPSPANGGREEEQGGAEVGGLGLTAEVARGEAAETSRDGVRVFGREGREVRVFQCEHCCVLFLDHVMYTIHMGCHGYRDPLECNICGHHSKDRYEFSSHIVRGEHTFQ; from the exons ATGCAATGCAGAGCGATGTTCCCAGCtctcttgttgtctgtctgtctcccaggtaaCGGAGACTGCCCTCCCAGGAAGACAGAGAACTCTAGAATGTTGGTGGACCTGTCGGCAAACACACCCAATGGACAGCAGCTCCAGCATCCTAATTCACCCACTG AAAACACAATCAAACAGGAAGATGAGACCGAAGATGAAGGGGACAGGAGGACCACAGCAGAGGACATGGGCCAAAGCGGGGAAGAGGGATGGGGTTTGGAGGAGCCCATGATTGACAGCCCAAACAACCTACAGGATGGGGTCCCCGGGTCAGAAGGGTCATGTGACCCAGGAACTCGGCTGCCCAATG GTGATAGGCCGTTCCAGTGTAACCAGTGTGGTGTGTCGTTCACTCAGAAGGGCAACCTGTTGAGACACATTAAGCTGCACACGGAGGAGAAGCCCTTCAAATGCCCCTTCTGCAGCTACGCCTGCCGCCGTCGTGACGCACTCACAGGCCACCTACGCACACACTCAG TGGGCAAACCACACAAGTGCAACTACTGTGGGCGGAGCTACAAACAGAGGATTTCATTGGAGGAGCATAAAGAGCGTTGCCATAACTACCTTCAGAGTGTTGCCATGGATCCCACCTCCATCACCGGACCTTATCCAG GTGAGGTCCCTAAAGAGCAGAGGCCCCTGGCCGAGGCTGTTGCCAGGGCAACCTTCGACCGCCCACCAGTCATCGAGAGACTGCAGACTAAcatggggaagaggaagagcaccACCCCACAAAAGTTTGTGG GTGAGAAGATGATGTGTTACAGTTACCCAGAGCTGAGCTATGACATGAGTCTGAAGTATGAGAAGGAGGCAGAGCTGATGCAGGCTCACATGATGGACCAGGCTATCAACAACGCCATCTCTTACCTGGGCTCTGACTCCCTGAGATCCCTGGTCCACCACCCCCATCCGCACGGTCCACACGGTCCACACCCATCACTCTCAATGGCTGAGGTGGTAAACATGGGCAACCCCCTCTTCCACCACGTCTACCCCATGGAACCAGGGCCAGGGCACCGTATGAACCGACCAAGCAGCCGGGACGCCCCACCTCATCCTTCACCTCTGCACCCTCCTCTTCCTGACTTTACTCCCTCCTCCAACGGGCCCATCGCCCTCACCAGACCCAAGCAGCACCAGCTCCAGGGTaccagagaggaaagagagtgtcCTAGCAACAGTGGGCTGGACTCGGCCGAATCTGCACGGAGCAGCCCACAGGAGAGGCTGGGTTACCACAGGAACCACCGAAACAACCCCCACCCCCGACCCAGGTCCAGACCCAGCCCAGCCAATggcgggagagaggaggaacaaggTGGGGCTGAGGTGGGTGGGTTGGGGTTGACAGCGGAGGTGGCCCGGGGAGAGGCGGCAGAGACGAGTCGGGACGGGGTGCGTGTGTTTGGGCGAGAAGGCCGGGAGGTGAGGGTGTTCCAGTGTGAGCACTGCTGTGTTCTCTTCCTGGACCACGTTATGTACACCATCCACATGGGCTGTCATGGTTACAGGGACCCGCTGGAGTGCAACATATGTGGCCACCACAGTAAGGACCGCTACGAGTTCTCATCTCACATCGTCCGCGGGGAACACACCTTCCAGTAG
- the LOC124047383 gene encoding zinc finger protein Helios-like isoform X2, with product METEATDAYSASNGDCPPRKTENSRMLVDLSANTPNGQQLQHPNSPTENTIKQEDETEDEGDRRTTAEDMGQSGEEGWGLEEPMIDSPNNLQDGVPGSEGSCDPGTRLPNGDRPFQCNQCGVSFTQKGNLLRHIKLHTEEKPFKCPFCSYACRRRDALTGHLRTHSVGKPHKCNYCGRSYKQRISLEEHKERCHNYLQSVAMDPTSITGPYPGEVPKEQRPLAEAVARATFDRPPVIERLQTNMGKRKSTTPQKFVGEKMMCYSYPELSYDMSLKYEKEAELMQAHMMDQAINNAISYLGSDSLRSLVHHPHPHGPHGPHPSLSMAEVVNMGNPLFHHVYPMEPGPGHRMNRPSSRDAPPHPSPLHPPLPDFTPSSNGPIALTRPKQHQLQGTREERECPSNSGLDSAESARSSPQERLGYHRNHRNNPHPRPRSRPSPANGGREEEQGGAEVGGLGLTAEVARGEAAETSRDGVRVFGREGREVRVFQCEHCCVLFLDHVMYTIHMGCHGYRDPLECNICGHHSKDRYEFSSHIVRGEHTFQ from the exons ATGGAAACAGAGGCAACTGATGCATACTCTGCAA gtaaCGGAGACTGCCCTCCCAGGAAGACAGAGAACTCTAGAATGTTGGTGGACCTGTCGGCAAACACACCCAATGGACAGCAGCTCCAGCATCCTAATTCACCCACTG AAAACACAATCAAACAGGAAGATGAGACCGAAGATGAAGGGGACAGGAGGACCACAGCAGAGGACATGGGCCAAAGCGGGGAAGAGGGATGGGGTTTGGAGGAGCCCATGATTGACAGCCCAAACAACCTACAGGATGGGGTCCCCGGGTCAGAAGGGTCATGTGACCCAGGAACTCGGCTGCCCAATG GTGATAGGCCGTTCCAGTGTAACCAGTGTGGTGTGTCGTTCACTCAGAAGGGCAACCTGTTGAGACACATTAAGCTGCACACGGAGGAGAAGCCCTTCAAATGCCCCTTCTGCAGCTACGCCTGCCGCCGTCGTGACGCACTCACAGGCCACCTACGCACACACTCAG TGGGCAAACCACACAAGTGCAACTACTGTGGGCGGAGCTACAAACAGAGGATTTCATTGGAGGAGCATAAAGAGCGTTGCCATAACTACCTTCAGAGTGTTGCCATGGATCCCACCTCCATCACCGGACCTTATCCAG GTGAGGTCCCTAAAGAGCAGAGGCCCCTGGCCGAGGCTGTTGCCAGGGCAACCTTCGACCGCCCACCAGTCATCGAGAGACTGCAGACTAAcatggggaagaggaagagcaccACCCCACAAAAGTTTGTGG GTGAGAAGATGATGTGTTACAGTTACCCAGAGCTGAGCTATGACATGAGTCTGAAGTATGAGAAGGAGGCAGAGCTGATGCAGGCTCACATGATGGACCAGGCTATCAACAACGCCATCTCTTACCTGGGCTCTGACTCCCTGAGATCCCTGGTCCACCACCCCCATCCGCACGGTCCACACGGTCCACACCCATCACTCTCAATGGCTGAGGTGGTAAACATGGGCAACCCCCTCTTCCACCACGTCTACCCCATGGAACCAGGGCCAGGGCACCGTATGAACCGACCAAGCAGCCGGGACGCCCCACCTCATCCTTCACCTCTGCACCCTCCTCTTCCTGACTTTACTCCCTCCTCCAACGGGCCCATCGCCCTCACCAGACCCAAGCAGCACCAGCTCCAGGGTaccagagaggaaagagagtgtcCTAGCAACAGTGGGCTGGACTCGGCCGAATCTGCACGGAGCAGCCCACAGGAGAGGCTGGGTTACCACAGGAACCACCGAAACAACCCCCACCCCCGACCCAGGTCCAGACCCAGCCCAGCCAATggcgggagagaggaggaacaaggTGGGGCTGAGGTGGGTGGGTTGGGGTTGACAGCGGAGGTGGCCCGGGGAGAGGCGGCAGAGACGAGTCGGGACGGGGTGCGTGTGTTTGGGCGAGAAGGCCGGGAGGTGAGGGTGTTCCAGTGTGAGCACTGCTGTGTTCTCTTCCTGGACCACGTTATGTACACCATCCACATGGGCTGTCATGGTTACAGGGACCCGCTGGAGTGCAACATATGTGGCCACCACAGTAAGGACCGCTACGAGTTCTCATCTCACATCGTCCGCGGGGAACACACCTTCCAGTAG
- the LOC124047383 gene encoding zinc finger protein Helios-like isoform X3, with translation MTCQAPLLLEGNGDCPPRKTENSRMLVDLSANTPNGQQLQHPNSPTENTIKQEDETEDEGDRRTTAEDMGQSGEEGWGLEEPMIDSPNNLQDGVPGSEGSCDPGTRLPNGDRPFQCNQCGVSFTQKGNLLRHIKLHTEEKPFKCPFCSYACRRRDALTGHLRTHSVGKPHKCNYCGRSYKQRISLEEHKERCHNYLQSVAMDPTSITGPYPGEVPKEQRPLAEAVARATFDRPPVIERLQTNMGKRKSTTPQKFVGEKMMCYSYPELSYDMSLKYEKEAELMQAHMMDQAINNAISYLGSDSLRSLVHHPHPHGPHGPHPSLSMAEVVNMGNPLFHHVYPMEPGPGHRMNRPSSRDAPPHPSPLHPPLPDFTPSSNGPIALTRPKQHQLQGTREERECPSNSGLDSAESARSSPQERLGYHRNHRNNPHPRPRSRPSPANGGREEEQGGAEVGGLGLTAEVARGEAAETSRDGVRVFGREGREVRVFQCEHCCVLFLDHVMYTIHMGCHGYRDPLECNICGHHSKDRYEFSSHIVRGEHTFQ, from the exons atgacctgccaagCCCCACTACTTCTTGAAG gtaaCGGAGACTGCCCTCCCAGGAAGACAGAGAACTCTAGAATGTTGGTGGACCTGTCGGCAAACACACCCAATGGACAGCAGCTCCAGCATCCTAATTCACCCACTG AAAACACAATCAAACAGGAAGATGAGACCGAAGATGAAGGGGACAGGAGGACCACAGCAGAGGACATGGGCCAAAGCGGGGAAGAGGGATGGGGTTTGGAGGAGCCCATGATTGACAGCCCAAACAACCTACAGGATGGGGTCCCCGGGTCAGAAGGGTCATGTGACCCAGGAACTCGGCTGCCCAATG GTGATAGGCCGTTCCAGTGTAACCAGTGTGGTGTGTCGTTCACTCAGAAGGGCAACCTGTTGAGACACATTAAGCTGCACACGGAGGAGAAGCCCTTCAAATGCCCCTTCTGCAGCTACGCCTGCCGCCGTCGTGACGCACTCACAGGCCACCTACGCACACACTCAG TGGGCAAACCACACAAGTGCAACTACTGTGGGCGGAGCTACAAACAGAGGATTTCATTGGAGGAGCATAAAGAGCGTTGCCATAACTACCTTCAGAGTGTTGCCATGGATCCCACCTCCATCACCGGACCTTATCCAG GTGAGGTCCCTAAAGAGCAGAGGCCCCTGGCCGAGGCTGTTGCCAGGGCAACCTTCGACCGCCCACCAGTCATCGAGAGACTGCAGACTAAcatggggaagaggaagagcaccACCCCACAAAAGTTTGTGG GTGAGAAGATGATGTGTTACAGTTACCCAGAGCTGAGCTATGACATGAGTCTGAAGTATGAGAAGGAGGCAGAGCTGATGCAGGCTCACATGATGGACCAGGCTATCAACAACGCCATCTCTTACCTGGGCTCTGACTCCCTGAGATCCCTGGTCCACCACCCCCATCCGCACGGTCCACACGGTCCACACCCATCACTCTCAATGGCTGAGGTGGTAAACATGGGCAACCCCCTCTTCCACCACGTCTACCCCATGGAACCAGGGCCAGGGCACCGTATGAACCGACCAAGCAGCCGGGACGCCCCACCTCATCCTTCACCTCTGCACCCTCCTCTTCCTGACTTTACTCCCTCCTCCAACGGGCCCATCGCCCTCACCAGACCCAAGCAGCACCAGCTCCAGGGTaccagagaggaaagagagtgtcCTAGCAACAGTGGGCTGGACTCGGCCGAATCTGCACGGAGCAGCCCACAGGAGAGGCTGGGTTACCACAGGAACCACCGAAACAACCCCCACCCCCGACCCAGGTCCAGACCCAGCCCAGCCAATggcgggagagaggaggaacaaggTGGGGCTGAGGTGGGTGGGTTGGGGTTGACAGCGGAGGTGGCCCGGGGAGAGGCGGCAGAGACGAGTCGGGACGGGGTGCGTGTGTTTGGGCGAGAAGGCCGGGAGGTGAGGGTGTTCCAGTGTGAGCACTGCTGTGTTCTCTTCCTGGACCACGTTATGTACACCATCCACATGGGCTGTCATGGTTACAGGGACCCGCTGGAGTGCAACATATGTGGCCACCACAGTAAGGACCGCTACGAGTTCTCATCTCACATCGTCCGCGGGGAACACACCTTCCAGTAG